The nucleotide window TACAGATGGTCTACAGGGGCTTTTCAAAAGACATTGTAACTAGCCTGTGTTTGGGTTGTCAGGTCTGGAGATCATGGATCCTGAGGAGGTGGAATACATCCGCCTGCGGGTCCGAGGTGTGCTGGGTGGCTCCCTCACCCTGGAGTGTGGCTCCACCCTGCCCACCATCTTCATCTGGGGCTTCACCCAACCTGGCACCCAGAGCAACCAGGCCCTGGCCTACAACTACGGGCAGGGGCCCAAACTGCAGCCCCTCACGTCCAGCCTGGGCCGGGTGAGCGTGATGCCCAACACCTCCTCCCTGCGGATCGAGCAGCTGTCCTGGGGAGCTGAGGGCACCTACACCTGCCAGGCCCTGTATGACGCGGACGAAGGAGCCAAGATCACCTTCTACTTCACCCATGTTGACGTAGAGGAAGAATAAGAGCTAATGGCAAGGGTGACGTGGTAGCTTTTGGTCTTTTGGATCCTGCTCAAGGTGGTTTATATTCGTGTTTCGACGTCCTTGTGTTAGTGTTTCAAAAGTTGGGTTCACCTGTGTTCTGTCTCTGCATTAGCGAGAGAAAAGAAATCTCAATCAAGATGGATAGTTCTACATAGCACTGATTTGTGATTAAATTATGTATTTGCAGAAACTGTATCATACTGTAGATGTAACATCTGGAGCCTTGAGGTCATATTTGGACCTTTATAGTAATTTTGCTAACCTGTGTAAACATTACTCAATTATGTTGGGGATGTTGATACCAAAAACGATGTGGACAGTTTGATAAATTTCAAATTTCTTTTTAAATATATGCCAGCAAACTGTTTCCATGTATCCTCTAATGATTAAAACAAAAATAGAATTCTTTCCACAATAGCGCTTCTAGCTGTGCTAGTTATTTTTTCCTATTCATGGCCATCATTATCGTTCTACTATAATGAGAGACTGTGCCCCACTGTGCCATACCTAGAGCAATTTAAAACATCCCAACATTGTAAAGAGCACATTGCTGGCGGCCACATTTCTTCGACCCATTCCACAATTTAACTTCTCAGTCCGGATCCTCAGAATGACTGACAGTTGGGACAGGAAGCAGAACCCAAGAAACCAATGTTCTCAACCAAACACATGTGCAAAACAAATGCATCATAACTCGTTTTTTGAAGGAGTTAATAGAAAAACACGTAACAACACTGGATTTATGGTGAGGGTTGTGAAACGACTCTAAATCTGAGGTAAACCGGGCTTGCATGCTGTCTCATAACCCTCTGAAGGTCAGCTGAGGTTAGCAGCCCCAGCCTGCTTGTCATCAACAGGTTTATTATAGACCCGGAGCAGAGTGATGTCACACTGAAAGGTATTGTCAGGGCAAGCCGTGGGACCAGAGGTTTCATACTTTGGAAAATAAGACTCCTGAGAGCGTTATTGCTACGGAATTGAAGTATTCAGTTGTGCAGGACAAATATAAACGGAAGATTGGGTTAAAAACTTGAACATACAAGACTGTGCACTTGGTTCGATCAATTCTGTTTCAGGACACATCATATTTTTTATAAGCAGACAGGAATTCCTTGTTCAGCTCATAGATGATTTGTTTTATGGATGGTTGGTTATGACCTCATCGCAAGCTTGATCCTGCAAGAAAGATGGTGGGAGTTCATCTGACCACAGTTGAACTCGTGGTTTGGGACACCTTAAAGATACAATGACTCGGAGGTTCAACCAAGTTGGTTAAGAAGGAACAATGCATGAGAATTGTATCCCTCTGCTgagagtgtggagggaggacagagacggAAGAACCGTGGGGAGGGACTTGGCGTGAACAGGTCCGCTCTGCAGAAGAGGGCAGGCATTCCAGGGGCAGACAATGGCCGGGCTTGTTCCCGTGGGCCCTAATGAAGGGGTGGAGCGGCGTGGGCAGAGGGTCCGgggcggggcctgggggggACGGTGTCGAAGGACGGACGTGGGAGATGGAGCGGACGCTGGTTTGGAGACAAACCCTCCTCCTATCTCCATCTCAGGAGCTCAGCCCACATCTGTCACCATCTTTCCCCGAGGACGCCATTTGGCTCCTCTGTCATTTCAAGCTTCATTTCCCATCTattgtcctcctccctctattcCTCTAGTGATAGCACACCAAGCCAGGATGAACCCTCGAAAATTCATAAATAAATCCTAGGGCAATTTTTAAAATCACATTCAGTAGCCAGAAATCTCTGTACGTGTTTGTTCCAGAGCTGTCTAAGATCAGTGGTTTGACAGCATCAAGTAGTTTCCAGACCCAGAACTTTTAGTCACTCTATTCTTGGATGCAGTCCATCTGACAGCCTCATTCTCAGTGTGACTAATTCTCCAGACAGCCATGGGGCCAATCTCCCGGAGAAGCacagagacagacggacagacagacactgcctgggagacagagacagagcttAAGACAACTCTGCTTCTCTGCTGTTGGCAGTCTTAGCAGTGGAGCAGCTCATCTTCTGACCAAAATAACATACGGAAGCACACGTGCCACGGCTGACTGCCAGGGAATCGAGCCGGAGCTGCCAGGAATATCCAGACGACCATCAGGGTAGGAGGACTGCCGGGCGTGCCAGAGCCTGAGGACTGGCAGCTTGGACTGGCCCCATCCCTGGCAGACAGGCACCAGGCATCAAGCTGTTGCGCTCCGCCGCAGTTGCCTCTACTGAAGCACACCCAACCCTGTCATCTACTCACTGCTCTCACATCAGTCAGCTAGCAACTGCACCGCCTCTTCAAACCCAGAGAGCTTGGGGTCACTGCTAAAGGATCGGAGGCTGTGCAGTCATGCTACTGACGGTTGCCGTGCGTCCCGCATACTGTCTCAGTGAGGCTCCAACATTTCACAAGGCCGGCCAACTGTGTGGACATCAGCACAAGAGATCACGGACGGATCGGCAAGGCCTTAAGAGATAATGGATGACCGACCATCGCCCAAAGTATTATTTCACTCCCACAAGATACAGTATCGGATGCATAACTTCCAAGCTATGTCCGACAGGATTAGAGAAGACCATAATGGCTAGGCAAACGGAAGATAAAGCTCTGTTTGGGCCTTGTGGGATAAACGGTGCTTTAACAGAACTGCATCCAGTTCTCCAACAGATTGGGGATGGGCGGGTGGGGTCATTAGTGCAGTCAAAGGAACAGCGAGGTTTGTGTAAATCCCAGGACCTATGGAGCACTCAGCGGAGCAGAGAAGCCTCGGAAcagtgcagggtgtgtgtgtcccctccccaccctctccttcagGGGTCAGCGCAGGGGAACAGAGCGGCGAAGAACCGCATCAAAGAGCTGACAAAAAACGAAATATCTCTGGGCCGGGTCTGTGGCTAGTGAACTCTACTATAACATTCATTCATCTGCAGCTGAAAACAAAGaaaggaggaagacagagagacattgaAAGTAGGATCTTTACTCTTCCATATCTTCTCTTTATATTATTACAAAACTTTACACAGAGTTGCTAATCTCCACACTGTGtggaacacaaaacaacacataaaacaacaaaaaaataaaaggcATTTCTCATCCAGAAGGCATAAATAATATAAAAGACAAGCTTTTTTCTTAAAACAGATACATTCATATGAAATAATATTTTTCTactacaaaaaaataaataagtaatCTAAAGAGTTTTTGAAATCTTTTTTAAGGGTCCTCCCTTCGTTGGGTTAAAGTTTCGGTTTTGAgtcttgttctctctgtctcgcttccCTCCATCTGCTTTTCTGCTCTCCGTTTGGCGttcggtctctccctctctctgtctctccatgctGGTTGTCCCAGCGTAGTCCACAGCCAGTTTAGTGTCCTTGTCACCATGTCACACAGTGTCTCTGGCCATGCCAGCTGAAAATCCTCTTTTCCCAAAGAACGCATTTTCCCCTCCTTTgatctctttttctgtctcccttGTTTCTCGACCGCTCCTTGGGagcgtgtgtgattgtgtgtgtgtgtgtgcaagagagtgtctttgtgtgtgcatgtgtgtgtgctcgaactctaatgtgtgttttcaggcCTCCTGTGGGCTGGGCTGAATGAGATCTCCGGCCAGACTGCTGTTGGAGATccagcctctcttctccttACAGTCCAAGTCAGGCAGACTCAGGCCCAGGCTTTCCCAGCAGACCACAGGCCCATCCTCCTCCACACTCTGAGGATCCTTctccactgcacacacacagggggcacACACCAAGTCAgttcacacaccacagacaaaaATGGCCGCTCGCAATTTCCACCATCTACTGCTGTTGCAGTGTACCCGTAAGAGCGAGCGATAAGTTCTAGTCGCTTTGCTTCCAGTCCCTCCTGGAGATCTCACCTGTGTCCTCTCTGGAGCAGTCCTCGTGCACCCCGACCTGACAGCAGGAGAGCTGGGATAGGGAGTGAGACGAGTCCCTGTCCTCCAGCGGTTGTTCCCCTGCCTCCGGGTCTGGGTCGGCGTCCCCAGGGAGCAGCTGCTGGCTGTCAGGGCGCTGGCCATGCGACGAGGCCTGGCCCAGGGGCACCATCTCCAGGCCGTCCTGCTGGCACGGCGCCACGCGGTGCATTAGGGGCAGAGTGCCGCCGGAGAACGTGCCGTTGGTCTTGGTGTAACATCTGCTGGAAGCGAGACAGGCACGGAGACAATAAGAGACTTGTCCTCTCGGGACAAGCACGCGCACGTCGCCAAGGGCCACAGGTCATCCTACCCAGAGGCCCCCCTTTCCATAACGAGGGGAGCTTTCAGGCAGGCATGAGAACGTTTGTGCAAACTCCTTCCAATGTACACAGCAGATGGCAGGTCTATGAGGAGCCACTTATATACAATAGGCCTCGGCCGACACAGCTGGCTTGTTTCTGCTTcaacaaggagggggggggggggggggggggggggggggataacagACATGTTGAGGTGCAGATTGGAAGACATGGTGTCTCTGGCTACACGCTGACTCTGACAAAGCGAACTGTGTCACACTGTGTCCCTCTCCGCTCTctttctatccttctctctctctttcactctttctttctcacactcaTTCAGAGAAACCAAGTCTTCTACCGACccacccacctgcccccccccccacctctatcGGAACCTCCTCATTTAATGGTGCCgcctctcccccttcttcccgGCCCACTCAGAGGTAAATAAACAGAGGGCTCATTAGGTTCACTGGCTGGGTGCACGCAGAGTAAACTGTGATGTTGGAGACATTTAAGTACATAAACAGGCCTGTTGGGAGGGGAAATGGGGATGTGATGGGAGatgagaggatgggggggaaggggggtgttgGGTTATCATCCCAAAGCTGAGTGGAGCATAGGGTCAAGGACTGTGAGGTCTAATAGGGGTGTAATAAGGCAGGGAAGGACTGGCGGACGCCAGGGGGGTTCTCGACACATGGTCTGTGAAGTGTGGCTTCCCAGAAAAGGAACTCGGAGTCTAAACCCAAGAAACCCTGTCTGTCTTCTCACCTGTTGTTGTTGCAGAAGTTCTGGCAGCTCATGCAGTCAGGCGAGTCTGTCTGGGCCAGCGCTGTGTACAGCCCTCCACCCTTGACACAAAACAACACCACtttaaagagagaaaaagggtgtactgtacgtgtgtgagtgcgtgccgCACACGTGAGGCCTGAGATGGACAGCTGGGCTATCTCCACTCACATTATGATGGTGGTGAGGGTGTGAGTGCTCGTACTCCATCGTGTTCCGGGGCAGGGTGCCATCGTGGCTGTGTGGGTGGCCCGGCGGGTACATTGCGACCGAGCCGTTCAGCAGTGCCAGGCCGTTTGGCAGCTTGTGGTGGAGGTGATGACAGCCTTGGGGCAGCATGGGCCCATTGTGCCCGTAGCCCCCGTGGACGCCGCCGTTGATGCGACTGGTGGCCGGCAGAGTGGTGTACTCCAGAACGTGGCCATTCATCTCGGCCGGCTGGTACAGGTAGCCCGGGGGGTCGTATTCTacggcgagagaaagagaggtcgagatagagagcgagagagggggggggggggttgagaaaagaaaagagagtgtGAACGAGAGGTGGgcaagagaggggaagggagagggagaagatagCGAGAACGGGAGAGGTGAAAGAGAAGGCGGGCAAGTGCGAGGGAGAAAAACAGCAGTGGTGAGAGGGacggggggaagggagagccaAAAAGAGCGAGCGCAGGAAAGAGACGgttagagagagaaaccagCCAGTGAGAGTCCTTGCCAAAAGGCACGGGCGTGCTCTCCATATGGTGAGCGGAGGAGGCCCCCGGGCTTGTCTGTAGAAACGTACTGTGCATGCTGTTCTGCTGGCGATTCCTCCACAGGCACATGGCGATGAACACCAAAAGGATGAGCACCATCACCCCCAGAACGCAGCCTACAATCAGGTAGAGCAGGCCACCCGGGGCGCTGGGGGGGTCCAGGGGGTAGGGGGGCATGGTGATGGGGGCCTGGCTGGGGACCCCTGGGGGCTGGCGTGCTATcatggagaagggggaggggaggatttAAAGAGCACCCTTTTATCAAACAGCACTAACATACAATAACAGAGTTGGAAACAAAACAATGCCAGCCATTGTTTGGTGTCTTATGTCAAAAAAAATCAAAACGACATACATACTGTAGCTATCTGTAATTACGGCTATCATACCCGTCATTAAAGTTACAGCCTTTATGGCAACAAGCCTGGACTTCAGCTAAAGTAAAGGTTTGTTGTCCTATGCTGTGAGTCATTTCCTTTGCAGTccattgtgtgtgggtgtgtgtgtgtgctcaactGTACCTTTGGTCTCACAGATCATGACATTGCTGTATTCGCTCTCTCCCCCATCGTTAAAACACTGCATCTTGATGTCGTANNNNNNNNNNNNNNNNNNNNNNNNNNNNNNNNNNNNNNNNNNNNNNNNNNNNNNNNNNNNNNNNNNNNNNNNNNNNNNNNNNNNNNNNNNNNNNNNNNNNACAGTGCTTAAACTTCAGATTGAAGGAGCCACACTTGATTTGCCCATCCTATATACCTCCCCTCTGATCTattctccctgcctccttcctgGTGTGTCTATCATCTCACCCTCccccagcggcgtaacaaggacttggcgggcccgagtgcagatctcaccaacgggccccttaccgacctatcgtcaggcgaaattattgagttttcagcttagcgatgcgcaaggaaatttaggctactcatgatgtacaattaagggtaacgactcctccttctatgtgaagatagatgacggtttaaaaagtgaacggttctgactcgcgagtctctggctctagattatgcttgctacaacaaggaatgagcataatggaacagtcagtcatgagccgacgtatctgcgacgtttgaaatagagcacagagatgagaagaaaatctgatcatttaccgaggcttatccgacgttatgaatgacgtttcgatctgtcatgtgtgctatctgggtactagtaaaaaaaaaacagtcacttcgatggtgaatatttgattttatgttcgttagatatgctagtttacatttagtctatctagctttaggttagctattttccgactacatcctgcacatagtttactgtactatatctaacctggccgctgcctggtagcctaggcctatatgtgcatttttatgacgtttaatagccatgtcaactgcatacaccagacagtaaacgttatgtaattattagcctaccctggtggctgagtttcacactcattgatgttgccgggctgggggtcagacgtagcgtcctcttcaacagcttcgccacaaatccaaaggaggatagttttgacagctttgccacccttacatcttgctcttttcgttcctgccgctttctggagccacttttatgttaaagggcatggcatggggtagcctaattcgcttcaaaacgctaatgcaacacaactgtagtatcccaacaacaactgtctgtggtattccaacaactggatgggaacaatcatgtgtgggtgggcgggaatctttgacaacaatattacccagacatccttgctatttttcgagggcaatataacttaataaaaacggcatttgtttcattcagcaaaaggcaaatgaggaaaaattaattatttgctgttgttaacactgactgtttttaaaatgtttattgggcaggtgatagctcataattctgaataactgacaccataattgagaaatgtttgcgaattgataaaaATGGATCATATGTGATCATCAACTTGCGGTtttacagcggtgcaaggggcccggtcagattgccttaaggggcccggtcaggttgtctcacttttacggtgagatcgaggacgggccccctttcgccacgggccctagtgcagctgcactccttgcactccctatagttacgccactgcccTCCCCTGTAGCTGTGGTCTGTGCCTGCCTGTTCTCCGCTCTCTGTGCCAACTGTAACCTGATAGGCTGACAAGCTGCCAGCTATTCCCCATAAAGCTGCCATTGTCCtggcttctctccctctctttctcactgccgccctctttttttctccccctttccctctctctctctctttctctgtccttaTTAACCAAACAAAAAGGGGGGcatgggttgccaggttggtagATTAAATACAGTGTATCCTGTTTCTCCTTTGTGTTTCCTATCTGCTGTTCCCATGACATCTGAGACCCTGGCACATTGAcaagctgctctctctgttcctccttcaCCAGTCACATGACCACCGCATCCTTTCACCTTCCTCACCCATGGGCAGGGTTCCTCAGTATAGGTCTAACAGGTGACAGGAAGTGGACAGGAAGTGGTCTGTAGGAAACTCATCTGGCCTCTACAGGAAGCTCCTCTGTTTTGTTACTGTTACTGCTGTTCTCGGATTCACAAATCAGGACTTAAGGAGGTGAATGGAAGACACACTACTGTTTGTGTACATATGCTGTACACTTGTGGTTAATGTGTGTGGCGTGAGCTGTGACGATGTGCGATCAATAAATCCTGTAATTGATCGTGACATACAAAAGCAAGGTCTCTGGAGAGAGACGTGTAATTCATACATACACCTTCCTCTACATAGCTCCATGGCAACCAGCCAGGATGTCAAtgctagagagtgagagagacagaggtagtgtgttagtgagagaaagtgaaagagataatgtgtctgtgtgcaaggGAAAGAAAGATGAATGAGGAGAGGCAAAGCAGATGgagtgaaaagtgtgtgtgtgtgtgtgtgtgtgtgtgtgagagagcagtctggggaaggaggagggtgtAGAAGCTGTTGACACAGAGGCGTTAGGGTCATGCAGGTTTTCTGTGTTCTGTTGTGATAGCTATAGGGACAAGCTGCCCCccttttcaacacacacacacaaacccacctctctcacacacacctgacccagCGGCTGTTTTGATTACAGgggccccctccctgctctaGAAATCCCCCCTCCAGGGCTCacactgtctccctccatctgtctccctctttttttgCACAGTGGTTTACAGAGACAGCTAGGCTCTCTCATCACTCACTCGCTCAGAGGTCCAGACTAAGCCAAtagacacggtgtgtgtgtgtgtgtggggatcaGCTTCATGcagccctgtctcctctctgaggAGACCTGTCTGAGCGCTAAAGGTGTcgttcccacacacactccggcCAATAGCAGAGAGTTTAGATGAAGGCTGTATTATCTTAGTATAAACTAACACGGAGGATTCTAGAATCCTAGCAGGGGGCTACGCCCCTGGTTACCAGACTTCACGCAGAGCGTCTGTCCCCACACCCTGGGAAACGGACTTCTTTCTCACTCGCTTCCTCTTTCTCTAATCAATAAACGTATACTGTGTCAGTGATGTATGAAATAGGTGTAGTCTAGGGTCTACAAGAGAAGAGCAGGCTTCTTTCTCacccccactgtctctctctcccccactatctctctctctctctctccatcccttattctctctctcctctgtctgggaGAAAACAGGCTCTCAATGGCATTTCAAGGAGATCAGATGGAATGTTCAGGAGGGAGGTGTTCTGTATGAGAGGCTGGGATTGGCTGCCTGGTATCGCCTAGAGTCAGTTCGATTTCTTCCCTCTGCAACATCCCCCATCTCAGCTAGCAtcctaccccctcctcctccatctttctatGAAGACAAGATgtatgaggagaggggaaagcaaGGGGGGCTCCAAAaagtgagcccccccccccctattgcCTTGTATTTATACAGAccttatgccccccccccccatgtttaGCATGATGAGAAGGCAGATGCTCTCGTGTTTTGGTTCCTTGTCACAGTGTagtcctcatctctctttcatctTAAACATTCACAATAACATTCTCTATATTGAACTCCGACATCCATAATAACACCAACATTCTCCATATTGGTTCAGTCCCTGTGAGTACTGCTAACAAACACACTGAACTCTGTCACAACAAACATCAGTAGCCTCCCTTCTACACTCAACATAAAGAGACTCTTTCTTTAAGAAACTAGGCCAAGCATCTTGCTTTCAGTAACTTAACTTAATTCAATGTGATTTAACTATCAACCAACTGACTGAATCTGTTATGGTGTTTACAGACAGAGGGATTCCTTTGGAAAGTGTTGAATACATAAAGGTCTATCAACTCATTGCTGTTTATTGGTGAACTGTTTGACTCTGGtttgtctctttcacacactctccctccttctccctctttctctctgtttccaaAAAGTAAAAGTTGAACTATTTAACGGGTACATATTTTTGGGGATTTACCGAATATTTAAGCGCTTGCTGTATAATTGTTAACGCAAATACACGACATCCTGTGGGAGGACACGGATGTATTTCATCAGACATGCTGACCACGCCTCTTTAGCTTACGTAACGCAGGATTGCCTTTTCATCAACAGACTGTCCTCCGGTGCATTTAGTTGACGGGTTGAGAACAGAGCTACTTTTCACGGAGACAGTCTcgttaaatacaaataaatatatccCCATCCAACACCATTCCGGACCGGGGACCAAGGATTCAACTAAAGTTGAGAACCCGTTTTGTTTGAGCAGTTTGGCAAGGTAGATCACCGGGGCGCATAATGGCTGAGAAGATAACCATGGAGGAGGGAAAGCCGTCCAACGGCGAGACGCATATGGAGGAGCCCGTGGCCAACGGAATCGGCGACCACAAGACCCGCTCTCCCGCACCGACGTCGGGGAGAGTAAAGAAAATAGTTATGGACAACTTGCTGGTGATTTTGACCGTCGCTGGGGTCATCATCGGCGTGTTCATAGGGCTTGGCGTGCGTCAGATGGAACTCAGCCGGACGCAGATCATCTACGTGGGGTTCCCTGGTGAGATTCTCATCCGTCTGCTGAAGATGATCATCATCCCCCTGGTTGTGTGCAGCCTCGTCTCCGGGGCGGCCAGCATCGACCCCAAAGCCCTGGGGAAGCTGGGTGGCTGGGCAATGCTCTTCTTCCTGGTGACCACCTTGATCGCCTCGGCCATTGGGGTGGTGATGGGTTTCATCATTCAGCCCGGAACCAACACCGGCTCCAAGCCCAAAGTAGCCGACCTCGACGACGGGATACCGACTACCAAAGAGGTGGTGGACTCCTTCTTGGACTTGATCAGGTGAGTTTGAGAAATGAGAGGTTTGGTTGGTTATTACTTGAAGGCTGGTGGTGTTTTAACGAGCTAGGGGTCAGGGATCTCACCACTTGAGTTGTCACCACCACGTGTCTTACTTGAGGTGCCCCTGACCCGGTCCTCCGGCTACTATTCACTATCAGACAATGACTGTGTGCACACGTGTCAACCCCCCAAACACAGAAAAGCTAATGAAGCCTTGCCTTTTGTTAACGACCCGTACTTGGCAGCAATCCAAATGATCTAGCCTGCTTTGTCCATGTCttctaaataaaaaatgtagttTCACTCATTAATTAAATGGAGGTCGGGTCTGAATCGTAGGCAACCATCATCGTTTTGTTATAGACTTAACGTTAATTGATTTCCACACTAGCTGAACTGTCACGCTGAGCGAGAAGCGAGAACACCAAAAGTGTCTTGACAACTTGGCCATACAACCCTTTCATTGTGCCAACACCTAAAGCGCCAGAAGCTCTCTGCCGACCCCTCGCAACAGCCAGGGTCCCCCAGCTTGCCCGCCTTGGCAGACAGAACATTCAGACACCGCTGACACAGAGGTCTGTTTGACCGGACAGTCCAGTTGGCTCATATAATGGAACACGCGCCAATTATTTACCGCTCATGATATTGTAACGCAAAGGGAGCAGTTGCATCAGCCACGTGTTATAA belongs to Hypomesus transpacificus isolate Combined female chromosome 15, fHypTra1, whole genome shotgun sequence and includes:
- the LOC124478153 gene encoding V-set and immunoglobulin domain-containing protein 10-like 2, which encodes MGTLTRIPCICLLLCLLALPMQGLEIMDPEEVEYIRLRVRGVLGGSLTLECGSTLPTIFIWGFTQPGTQSNQALAYNYGQGPKLQPLTSSLGRVSVMPNTSSLRIEQLSWGAEGTYTCQALYDADEGAKITFYFTHVDVEEE
- the cdon gene encoding cell adhesion molecule-related/down-regulated by oncogenes isoform X2, with translation MQCFNDGGESEYSNVMICETKARQPPGVPSQAPITMPPYPLDPPSAPGGLLYLIVGCVLGVMVLILLVFIAMCLWRNRQQNSMHKYDPPGYLYQPAEMNGHVLEYTTLPATSRINGGVHGGYGHNGPMLPQGCHHLHHKLPNGLALLNGSVAMYPPGHPHSHDGTLPRNTMEYEHSHPHHHHNGGGLYTALAQTDSPDCMSCQNFCNNNRCYTKTNGTFSGGTLPLMHRVAPCQQDGLEMVPLGQASSHGQRPDSQQLLPGDADPDPEAGEQPLEDRDSSHSLSQLSCCQVGVHEDCSREDTVEKDPQSVEEDGPVVCWESLGLSLPDLDCKEKRGWISNSSLAGDLIQPSPQEA
- the cdon gene encoding cell adhesion molecule-related/down-regulated by oncogenes isoform X1; the protein is MQCFNDGGESEYSNVMICETKARQPPGVPSQAPITMPPYPLDPPSAPGGLLYLIVGCVLGVMVLILLVFIAMCLWRNRQQNSMHKYDPPGYLYQPAEMNGHVLEYTTLPATSRINGGVHGGYGHNGPMLPQGCHHLHHKLPNGLALLNGSVAMYPPGHPHSHDGTLPRNTMEYEHSHPHHHHNGGGLYTALAQTDSPDCMSCQNFCNNNSRCYTKTNGTFSGGTLPLMHRVAPCQQDGLEMVPLGQASSHGQRPDSQQLLPGDADPDPEAGEQPLEDRDSSHSLSQLSCCQVGVHEDCSREDTVEKDPQSVEEDGPVVCWESLGLSLPDLDCKEKRGWISNSSLAGDLIQPSPQEA